The Neovison vison isolate M4711 chromosome 13, ASM_NN_V1, whole genome shotgun sequence genome includes a region encoding these proteins:
- the ARHGEF40 gene encoding rho guanine nucleotide exchange factor 40 isoform X3, whose translation MWSRGPCSLGICSWSSLSQEPEPVEDCVQSTLAALYPPFEATAPTLLGQVFQVVERTYREDALRYTLDFLVPAKHLLAKVQQEACAQYSGFLFFHEGWPLCLHEQVVVQLAALPWQLLRPGDFYLQVVPSAAQAPRLALKCLAPGGGRVQELPVPNEACAYLFTPEWLQGINKDRPTGRLSTCLLSAPSGIQRLPWAELICPRFVHKGGLMVGHRPSTLPPELPSGPPGLPSPPLPEEALGTRSPGDGHNAPAEGPEGEYVELLEVTLPVRGSPTDAEGPSGLSRTRTVPTRKGAGGKGRHRRHRAWMHQKGLGPRDQDGARPPGEGSSTRASPGSPPGAEALPEATALEVSESPAETLGEASEPCPLRLGEAGGGAGQGAEGPPGTPRRTGKGNRRKKRAAGRGALSRGGDSAPLSPEVKEEASHLEVLVTLPPPNEHDPPGYSPVEEEHKGSGKPESELKEELKPAEKKEPQPSEVCGPTEETAREKDPEGSSLAGVAGPTDPEGLLPDPPAPPLEMVQEGEGDNAPEEAAPVSISDDLDIAWDLMASGFLVLTGGVDQSGRALLTITPPCPPEEPPPSRDMLSTALHYLHSLLRPDLQILGLSILLDLRKSPPLPPALISVLSQLQDLGDPPLIQRLLALTQDDPVAELCGLQGAELLSESDLKRVAKPEELPWDLGGHREPSPSYWVETHQDVARLCCLCQGVLCSVRQAIEELEGAAESEGEEAVGMLEPLQKVLADPRLTELQRDGGAILMRLRSSHSSKLEGPGPAALYQEVDEAIHQLVRLSNLHAQQQERRQRLHQLEQVLQWLSGPGEEQLASFAVPGDSLSALQETELQFRAFNTEVQERLAQAREALALEEDTASQKVLDVFEQRLEQAESGLHRALRLQRFFQQAHEWVNEGSARLAGAGPGREAVLAALALRRAPEPSAGTFQEMRALALDLGSPAALREWGRCRARCQELERRIQQQLGEEASPRGHRRRRADSASSGGAPRGPHSPSPSLSSLMLPSSPGPRTAPSHCSLAPCGEDCEEEGPDLAPEAEGRPPRTVLIRGLEVTSTEVVDRTCSPREHVLLGRAGGPDGPWGVGTPRMERKRSISAQQRLVSELIACEQEYVATLSEPVPPPGPELTPELRGTWAAALSTRERLRSFHRTHFLRELQGCATHPLRIGACFLRHGDQFSLYAQYVKHRHKLENGLAALGPPSKGSAESGPHLPQALQQPLEQLARYGRLLEELLREAGPELSSERQALGAAVQLLREQETRGRDLLAVEAVRGCETDLKEQGQLLHRDPFTVICGRKKCLRHVFLFEHLLLFSKLKGPEGGSETFVYKQAFKTADMGLTENIGDSGLCFELWFRRRRAREAYTLQAASPEIKLKWTSSIAQLLWRQAAHNKELRVQQMVSMGIGNKPFLDIKALGERTLSALLTGRAPETLDSSGDVSPGPRNSPSLQPPHPGSSTPTLASGGILGLSRQSHARALSDPTTPL comes from the exons ATGTGGTCCCGGGGTCCATGCTCTCTAGGCATCTGCAGCTGGTCTTCTCTCTCCCAGGAGCCCGAGCCAGTGGAGGACTGTGTGCAGAGCACGCTTGCCGCCCTGTACCCACCCTTCGAGGCGACAGCCCCTACGCTGTTGGGCCAGGTGTTCCAGGTGGTGGAGAGAACTTATCGGGAGGATGCCCTGAGGTACACGCTGGACTTCCTGGTACCCGCCAAGCACTTGCTTGCCAAGgtccagcaggaagcctgt GCCCAGTACAGCGGTTTCCTCTTCTTCCACGAGGGCTGGCCACTCTGCCTGCACGAGCAGGTGGTGGTGCAGCTGGCAGCCTTGCCCTGGCAGCTGCTGCGCCCGGGAGACTTCTACCTGCAAGTGGTCCCCTCCGCAGCCCAAGCGCCCCGCCTGGCACTCAAGTGCCTGGCCCCAGGGGGCGGGCGGGTGCAGGAGTTGCCTGTGCCCAATGAGGCCTGCGCCTACCTGTTTACACCTGAGTGGCTGCAGGGCATCAATAAGGACCGGCCCACAGGTCGGCTCAGTACTTGCCTCCTCTCTGCGCCCTCTGGAATTCAGCGGCTGCCCTGGGCAGAACTCATCTGCCCACGATTTGTGCACAAAGGGGGCCTCATGGTTGGACATCGGCCAAGCACATTGCCCCCCGAACTGCCCTCTGGACCCCCAGGGCTCCCCAGCCCTCCACTCCCCGAGGAGGCCCTGGGCACCCGGAGTCCTGGCGATGGGCACAATGCCCCCGCTGAAGGACCTGAAGGCGAGTACGTGGAGCTGCTGGAGGTGACACTGCCTGTGAGGGGGAGCCCCACGGATGCTGAGGGACCCTCGGGCCTCTCCAGGACCCGGACAGTACCCACCCGGAAGGGTGCTGGAGGGAAGGGTCGGCACAGGAGACACCGCGCCTGGATGCACCAAAAGGGCCTGGGGCCTCGGGACCAGGATGGGGCACGCCCACCGGGTGAGGGAAGCAGCACCAGAGCCTCCCCTGGATCACCTCCAGGAGCCGAGGCTCTCCCAGAAGCAACAGCCTTAGAAGTGTCTGAGTCTCCAGCAGAGACATTGGGGGAAGCCTCTGAACCTTGTCCCctgaggctgggggaggctgggggaggggcaggccaaGGGGCTGAAGGACCCCCTGGCACCCCTCGGAgaacaggcaaaggaaacaggagaaagaaGCGTGCTGCAGGCAGAGGGGCTCTTAGTAGAGGAGGGGACAGTGCTCCACTGAGCCCCGAGGTCAAAGAGGAGGCCAGCCACCTGGAAGTCCTTGTCACTCTGCCCCCACCAAATGAGCATGACCCCCCAGGATATAGCCCCGTTGAGGAGGAGCACAAAGGCTCAGGGAAGCCAGAGTCAGAGCTGAAAGAGGAGCTCAAACCAGCAGAGAAAAAAGAGCCTCAGCCCTCAGAAGTCTGTGGACCCACAgaagagacagccagagagaagGATCCGGAGGGGTCCAGTCTGGCAGGTGTGGCAG GACCCACAGATCCAGAAGGGCTCCTGCCAGACCCACCAGCACCACCCCTGGAGATGgtgcaggaaggggaaggggacaaTGCCCCAGAAGAGGCCGCTCCAGTATCTATCTCCGATGACCTGGATATAGCTTGGGACCTAATGGCATCTGGATTCCTCGTCCTGACTG GAGGGGTGGACCAGAGTGGGCGAGCTTTGCTGACCATTACCCCACCGTGCCCTCCTGAGGAGCCCCCACCCTCCCGAGACATGCTGAGCACTGCTCTTCATTACCTCCACTCATTGCTCAG GCCTGATCTCCAGATATTGGGGCTGTCCATCCTGCTGGACCTTCGAAAGTCACCCCCATTGCCTCCAGCCCTCATTTCTGTTCTAAGTCAACTTCAG GACTTAGGAGACCCTCCCCTCATTCAGCGACTGCTGGCTCTCACTCAGGACGATCCTGTGGCTGAACTCTGTGGACTTCAG GGTGCTGAGTTGCTATCAGAGAGTGATCTGAAAAGAGTGGCCAAGCCAGAGGAGCTGCCATGGGACTTGGGAGGTCACAGGGAACCCTCTCCCAGCTACTGGGTAGAGACACACCAG gatGTGGCGAGGCTGTGCTGCCTGTGTCAAGGAGTGCTGTGCTCTGTGCGGCAAGCAATTGAGGAGCTGGAGGGAGccgcagagtcagagggagag GAGGCTGTAGGAATGCTTGAGCCCCTACAGAAGGTGTTGGCAGATCCCCGGCTGACGGAGCTGCAGAGGGACGGGGGAGCCATCCTGATGAGGCTGCGTTCCAGCCATAGCAGCAA GCTGGAGGGCCCGGGCCCAGCTGCGCTGTACCAGGAGGTGGACGAGGCCATTCACCAACTCGTGCGCCTCTCCAACCTGCATGCCCAGCAGCAGGAGCGGCGACAGCGACTGCACCAACTCGAGCAG GTGCTGCAGTGGCTCTCAGGCCCAGGGGAGGAGCAGCTGGCTAGCTTTGCTGTGCCTGGAGACTCCCTGTCTGCCCTGCAGGAGACAGAGCTGCAATTCCGGGCTTTCAACACTGAGGTTCAG GAGCGCCTGGCCCAGGCACGGGAGGCCCTGGCCCTGGAGGAGGACACTGCCTCCCAGAAGGTCCTGGATGTCTTTGAACAGAGGCTGGAGCAGGCTGAGAGTGGCCTCCATCGAGCACTGCGGCTACAGCGCTTCTTCCAGCAG GCTCATGAATGGGTGAATGAAGGTTCTGCTCGGCTGGCAGGAGCGGGGCCCGGTAGGGAGGCCGTGTTGGCAGCCCTGGCCCTGCGGCGGGCCCCGGAGCCGAGTGCTGGCACCTTCCAGGAGATGCGGGCCCTGGCCTTGGACTTGGGCAGCCCTGCTGCCCTGAGAGAGTGGGGCCGCTGCCGGGCCCGCTGCCAAGAGCTGGAGAGGAGGATTCAGCAGCAGCTAGGAGAGGAAGCGAGTCCACGGGGCCATCGGCGACGGAGGGCAGACAGCGCCAGCAGCGGAGGGGCCCCCCGGGGCCCTCACAGCCCCTCACCCAGCCTTAGTTCCCTGATGctccccagcagccctgggcCACGCACAGCCCCATCCCATTGCTCCCTGGCCCCCTGTGGGGAGGACTGTGAAGAAGAGGGCCCTGACTTGGCTCCAGAAGCAGAGGGTAGACCTCCGAGGACTGTGCTGATTCGAGGCCTGGAAGTCACCAGTACCGAGGTGGTAGACAGGACGTGCTCGCCCCGGGAACATGTGCTGCTGGGCCGGGCTGGAGGTCCAGATGGGCCCTGGGGAGTAGGTACCCCCCGGATGGAGCGCAAGCGAAGCATCAG CGCCCAGCAGCGTCTGGTGTCAGAGCTGATTGCCTGTGAGCAAGAGTACGTGGCCACCTTGAGCGAGCCAGTGCCACCCCCGGGGCCCGAGCTGACTCCCgaactaaggggcacctgggccgcAGCCCTGAGTACCCGGGAGAGGCTTCGCAGCTTCCATCGGACACACTTTCTCCGGGAGCTTCAGGGCTGTGCCACCCACCCCCTGCGCATTGGGGCCTGCTTCCTTCGCCAT GGGGACCAGTTCAGCCTTTACGCCCAGTACGTGAAACACCGACACAAACTGGAGAATGGTCTGGCTGCACTTGGCCCCCCAAGCAAG GGCTCAGCAGAGAGTGGCCCTCACTTGCCCCAGGCGTTGCAGCAGCCCTTGGAGCAGCTGGCTCGGTATGGACGGCTCCTGGAGGAGCTCCTAAGGGAAGCTGGGCCTGAGCTGAGTTCTGAGCGCCAGGCTCTTGGGGCTGCCGTGCAGCTGCTCCGGGAACAGGAGACCCGTGGCAGAGACCTGCTGGCCGTGGAGGCAGTGCGTGGCTGTGAG acAGATTTGAAGGAGCAGGGCCAGCTCCTACACCGGGACCCCTTCACTGTCATCTGTGGCCGAAAGAAGTGCCTTCGCCATGTCTTTCTCTTTGAGCATCTCCTCCTGTTCAGCAAGCTCAAGGGCCCTGAGGGAGGGTCAGAGACCTTTGTTTACAAGCAGGCCTTTAAG ACtgccgacatggggctcacagaAAACATCGGGGACAGCGGACTCTGCTTTGAGTTGTGGTTCCGGCGGCGGCGCGCTCGAGAAGCATACACTCTGCAGGCAGCCTCACCAGAGATCAAACTCAAGTGGACCAGTTCTATTGCCCAGCTGCTGTGGAGACAGGCGGCTCACAACAAGG AGCTCCGAGTGCAGCAGATGGTCTCCATGGGCATTGGGAATAAACCTTTCCTGGACATCAAAGCCCTTGGGGAGCGGACGCTGAGTGCCTTGCTCACTGGAAGAG CCCCAGAAACACTTGACTCTTCTGGAGATGTGTCCCCAGGACCAAGAAACAGCCCCAGCCTGCAGCCCCCCCACCCTGGGAGCAGCACTCCCACTCTGGCCAGTGGAGGGATCTTAGGGCTGTCCCGGCAG AGTCATGCCCGAGCCCTGAGTGACCCCACCACTCCTCTGTGA